From a single Bacillus sp. BGMRC 2118 genomic region:
- a CDS encoding amidase domain-containing protein codes for MDIRKILEKHITERVNAQVGQRIQTANPTEIEVRKKQSMNVARKAQIIKSTAIIQISNVEENDDKTIVLYTLQMRDIVKQGEQIYAEEYEEERKAIVQNGHVIHDVLLTPIQEVEPSEDELSFADDARNTRFVYDRRAAVRYAEQWWNDYNPKYKKFENDCTNFISQCLHAGGAPMTGYPNRGKGWWMQNNSWSYSWSVAHSLRLYLANSKSGLRAVEKRSASELMPGDVICYDFEGDGRFNHNTMVVAKDANGMPLVNAHTTNSRMRYWSYEDSTAYTPNIQYKFFHIVG; via the coding sequence ATGGACATCAGGAAGATACTTGAAAAGCATATTACTGAGCGGGTAAATGCACAAGTTGGTCAACGGATACAAACAGCAAATCCAACAGAAATAGAAGTAAGAAAGAAACAATCTATGAATGTTGCCAGAAAGGCGCAAATTATTAAGAGTACAGCCATTATTCAAATCTCAAATGTTGAAGAAAACGATGATAAAACTATTGTATTATACACACTTCAAATGCGAGATATAGTGAAACAAGGCGAACAAATTTATGCAGAAGAATATGAAGAGGAACGTAAGGCGATTGTCCAAAACGGTCATGTCATTCATGATGTTCTCCTTACACCAATTCAAGAGGTAGAACCGTCTGAAGATGAATTAAGTTTTGCGGATGACGCTAGGAATACAAGGTTTGTATACGATCGAAGAGCAGCAGTTCGTTATGCTGAGCAATGGTGGAATGACTATAATCCCAAATATAAAAAGTTTGAGAACGATTGTACCAACTTTATATCTCAGTGTCTGCATGCTGGTGGTGCTCCTATGACAGGGTATCCGAATCGAGGCAAAGGCTGGTGGATGCAAAATAACTCCTGGAGCTATAGTTGGTCGGTTGCACATTCTCTTAGGTTATATCTTGCTAATTCTAAGTCAGGATTACGAGCCGTAGAGAAACGAAGTGCAAGTGAATTAATGCCAGGTGATGTCATTTGCTATGATTTTGAAGGTGATGGAAGGTTCAATCACAATACAATGGTTGTCGCAAAGGATGCAAATGGAATGCCATTAGTGAATGCTCATACAACAAACAGCCGCATGAGATATTGGTCATATGAAGATTCCACAGCCTATACACCAAACATTCAATATAAATTTTTTCATATCGTCGGGTAG
- a CDS encoding PrkA family serine protein kinase, which yields MDILRKIEQHREEEESLRWEGTFAEYLEILRERPYVGQSAHSRVYNMIKDAGIDEVDGRKQYNFFSKQMFGLEESLERLVEEYFHPSAKRLDVRKRILLLMGPVSGGKSTLVAMLKRGLEQYTRTDQGAVYAIKGCPMHEDPLHMIPHHLRDDFFKEYGVKIEGNLSPLNLMRLEQEYGGRIEDVIVERIFLSEDRRVGIGTFSPSDPKSQDIADLTGSIDFSTIAEYGSESDPRAYRFDGELNKANRGMMEFQEMLKCDEKFLWHLLSLTQEGNFKAGRFALISADELIVAHTNEAEYRSFISNKKNEALHSRIIVMPVPYNLKVSEEERIYAKMISESDVSDVHIAPHTLRVAAMFTILTRLKEPKKGDVDLVKKMRLYDGESVEGFNSVDVEEMKKEYPDEGMNGIDPRYVINRISSAIIRKETPSINALDVLRSLKDGLSQHASISAEDRERYMNYISVARREYDDIAKKEVQKAFVYSYEESAKTLMDNYLDNVEAYCNKNKLRDPLTGEEMNPDEKLMRSIEEQIGISENAKKAFREEILIRISAYARKGQRFDYNSHERLREAIQKKLFADLKDVVKITTSSKTPDEVQLKKINEVVARLIEEHGYNSSSANELLRYVGSLLNR from the coding sequence ATGGATATTTTAAGGAAAATAGAACAGCATCGTGAAGAAGAAGAGAGTTTAAGATGGGAAGGTACCTTCGCTGAATACCTAGAGATTTTGAGAGAACGCCCGTATGTGGGCCAGTCTGCTCATTCGAGAGTATATAATATGATTAAGGATGCAGGAATTGATGAAGTAGATGGACGTAAACAATATAACTTCTTTAGTAAGCAAATGTTTGGGCTCGAGGAATCACTAGAGAGGCTAGTGGAGGAGTATTTCCACCCATCTGCCAAGAGATTAGACGTTAGAAAACGTATTCTACTGCTTATGGGTCCAGTTAGTGGTGGTAAGTCAACTCTTGTTGCCATGCTAAAACGTGGTTTGGAACAGTATACACGTACCGATCAAGGAGCTGTTTATGCAATTAAGGGCTGTCCTATGCATGAAGATCCCCTTCATATGATTCCACATCATTTACGTGATGATTTCTTCAAGGAATACGGAGTGAAGATTGAAGGAAACTTATCTCCATTAAATTTAATGAGATTAGAACAAGAATACGGTGGCCGAATTGAGGATGTAATCGTTGAACGAATCTTCCTATCAGAAGATCGCCGTGTTGGGATTGGTACATTCAGTCCATCAGATCCAAAATCACAGGATATTGCTGATTTAACAGGTAGCATAGACTTCTCAACCATTGCCGAGTATGGATCAGAATCAGATCCGCGTGCTTACCGGTTTGATGGTGAGCTAAATAAAGCCAACCGTGGAATGATGGAATTTCAAGAAATGTTAAAATGTGATGAAAAATTCCTATGGCACTTATTATCTCTTACTCAAGAAGGTAATTTTAAAGCGGGCCGTTTCGCGTTAATTTCTGCTGATGAGTTAATTGTTGCTCATACGAATGAAGCGGAATACAGATCCTTTATTTCGAACAAGAAAAATGAGGCTCTTCATTCTAGAATTATTGTGATGCCAGTCCCGTATAACCTAAAGGTTTCAGAAGAGGAAAGAATCTATGCAAAAATGATCAGTGAAAGCGATGTGTCGGATGTTCATATTGCGCCACATACACTTCGTGTTGCAGCGATGTTTACAATCTTAACAAGGTTAAAAGAACCGAAAAAAGGTGATGTAGATCTTGTAAAGAAGATGAGATTGTATGATGGTGAATCGGTGGAAGGCTTTAACTCGGTTGATGTGGAGGAAATGAAGAAGGAGTACCCGGATGAAGGAATGAACGGGATTGACCCTCGCTACGTCATTAACCGAATTTCATCAGCCATCATTCGAAAGGAAACACCATCAATTAATGCACTAGATGTATTACGTTCGTTAAAGGACGGCTTATCTCAACACGCTTCCATCTCAGCAGAGGATCGAGAGCGTTATATGAACTACATTTCTGTTGCTCGTCGTGAATATGATGATATCGCTAAGAAGGAAGTACAAAAGGCATTTGTGTATTCCTATGAGGAATCGGCCAAAACACTTATGGATAACTATCTAGACAATGTTGAAGCATATTGTAATAAAAATAAACTTCGTGATCCATTAACTGGTGAGGAAATGAACCCAGATGAAAAATTAATGAGATCAATTGAAGAGCAAATCGGAATATCTGAAAATGCAAAAAAGGCATTCCGCGAAGAAATTTTGATTCGCATTTCAGCATACGCAAGAAAAGGTCAACGCTTCGACTACAATTCACATGAACGATTACGTGAAGCCATCCAAAAGAAGTTATTTGCAGACTTAAAGGATGTTGTAAAGATTACAACATCATCCAAAACACCGGATGAAGTGCAACTAAAGAAAATCAATGAAGTTGTTGCTAGGTTGATAGAGGAGCACGGGTATAATTCTTCCTCAGCGAATGAGTTATTACGATATGTAGGAAGCCTGTTAAATAGATAA
- the trmL gene encoding tRNA (uridine(34)/cytosine(34)/5-carboxymethylaminomethyluridine(34)-2'-O)-methyltransferase TrmL, translating into MGLHVVMFQPEIPANTGNVARSCAATDTTLHLIRPLGFSTDDKMLKRAGLDYWQYVTVLYYDSLQELFDKYPEGEFYFLTKHGKKPHTSFDYSDSNKDVFFVFGRETKGLPMDVIENNMERCLRIPMNDNVRSLNVSNTAAILIYEALRQQDYPGLS; encoded by the coding sequence ATGGGATTACATGTCGTTATGTTTCAGCCGGAAATCCCTGCGAACACGGGTAATGTTGCACGAAGCTGTGCTGCTACTGATACAACGTTACATTTAATACGTCCGCTTGGTTTTTCAACAGATGATAAAATGTTAAAGCGTGCCGGATTAGATTATTGGCAATATGTTACTGTGCTATATTATGATTCCCTGCAGGAGTTATTTGATAAATATCCAGAAGGAGAATTTTATTTTTTAACAAAGCATGGAAAGAAGCCACATACATCTTTCGACTATAGTGATTCAAACAAAGATGTCTTTTTTGTGTTTGGTAGAGAAACAAAAGGTTTGCCGATGGATGTGATTGAAAACAATATGGAACGCTGTTTACGTATTCCGATGAATGACAATGTTCGTTCATTGAATGTTTCAAACACTGCAGCGATTCTAATCTATGAAGCGTTAAGACAGCAAGACTACCCTGGGTTATCATAA